A part of Apostichopus japonicus isolate 1M-3 chromosome 10, ASM3797524v1, whole genome shotgun sequence genomic DNA contains:
- the LOC139974940 gene encoding uncharacterized protein isoform X3, producing the protein METPNLSTIIDRGEHVNDGGTSKSSCNTEVVPRNDLWYKCDHCFQAFTSVEKLGTHVARYCFMIHLFDQNGFLRVFNTVQKESDLNSSPSQAKPLTACKDKSVTSMERISINAVEKKTQNTGNQENINNKGKQRGVCPICKKSFGHNLLSRHMRIHTGDMPYVCTKCSLSFSQSCSLTRHLLTHKKGEVLLDCKKCDNRYRTQRDLNRHLKLHEITGAYAVESLLKCKVCSSEYRTKRGLREHEKTHPELQNVDSKGGDLKDSVTSGTDEEDENIAEITKEQKRWTTKRLPTRLCKKKKNSAKSYKKTSGQEESEGEGDSDPEWKIDKAKSPCDNTEWKQKSAGGKPPAGASSEEKKQLDSVSLKSTNENSSSIVSASNDSKHVSMFRALIVTEPKKVDILSTQNNFLHSQKYDKASSLSEQRHGSIDNDLKLIHQNYNSSPADEQMDLEEQDKLSHPTETSSTSVNKDISNYRKPELSLSEAHKGKHTYKASSPLTQSEKVISLDDSSTEKDNDTPSGTEQTTANNDVNIFDPHATDPSSDAHHECENLDKCNHVKKYSIGENKQHCVLSSEKSILRKELTTEFNDIRRVPNVLTIPPAQQPLQHTPKAISSMQADTGAPSFGAMVPNFTLINLPVLVVTNPNPVQMQHPLQEIALNSLQGNIWKAPFVHSMNRIPPPVVSQLLNRQKQTTGIGASTMLQHQPKQNLLTWENSSQLTTDNKLAVAAQVNRPTVLCGKCNGSYPRSLHAYRMHMRTHHPSDTLSEGHQGNTTQRKQALQSKSCEPPEAEDSEPSLEGHPVKARKHKQALQLQSRKQAKFGDSQSSLEGHQVKTRKLKQASLEEYQGYTSKRKQAIQSKLCEPPRVEDSESSLEGHPVKSRKSKQALQLQSRRQPTVEDSDSSSEGHPGNTTKHKQALQSKSCEPPEVEDSEPSFERHKVRARKRKQAFQLQSRKHAKVEDSDSSSEGHQVRARKRKQALKLQSRKQATVEDLELSLKGHQDSESSLEGHQVRARKRKQALKLKSRKQSKVEDSESSLEGHQVKTWKRKQALQLQSRKLAKVETSESDTASESDTDLTSEPSTDAESICIDSDSDSSFMDEHVTASPRTEQCTEKGRDECNAVSRQRLTRSTVSKLKGLKSTVDYREKHEEHEDDILSDVSSEDLGEKVGEKQDFVRKVMTGSVEYCGEKGMQENVSNETEVIAHMKMKVARVRLVKLKLQDNVDHGTCFIKQEREGISTEYNQSERCELSPTTPETTFVATSYQSIRVKQEMMDFQSEIKDAVCHIKTNLSGADTRLQRHGINSSNTEFTLKSNSKSKELPSSIKSEPVDHEQDSCNHASAELPTLVMTSRNRCEGQESHSTIPGPAITSRVSIKNEQVTVQELAGRSLVRYPCVLPSDCNIVDSDTNCVAINVESETEVMDNNRNAVVVTAKRDVTSQPSPEPVDEYDLMNDKENDTSSNDDMKTEVIVNNTSQDAGTNHSNSVNLALPLIKPDGLTGEALSSFTHNPNIVIKTEPLEISTVDVSKHSVDHPQSIENISPCVPLIDHVRGSVGNAATWNDIGSEATITKVKREPLREEEPNDSSCSYYTHPCSTTELNPSGALSERMFLPKYEPISDDDECQMNNQTKPSIGSSDSAVLDHTSGHSNVCRLIPNIVSVAQGTKTPYLPPVEQNSTFTPNYQTEMGLQSLHSHGLSMSPSLAEIGIADPSGFSKSSGYNGAVGALRYNPSIENNVLYEQLLPIHRSNHSGNSLDLVPAHPQNHIDANINIPSNVSNRPAESRLCTTKVGSVHGLPAERFQTFYNSVGDSYVGSLAESSGLQQMFIGRPAGYQVQPSNSNPYGFHPNIANHVSNFENCERNVGYFASRNQTMNYQSGVKWPLHIQ; encoded by the coding sequence ATGGAAACTCCAAATCTCTCGACCATCATCGACAGAGGTGAGCATGTGAATGATGGAGGCACATCCAAGAGTTCATGTAATACTGAAGTCGTCCCAAGAAACGATTTGTGGTACAAATGTGACCACTGTTTCCAAGCATTTACTTCTGTCGAAAAACTGGGGACACACGTTGCAAGATATTGTTTCATGATTCATCTCTTCGATCAGAACGGATTTCTTCGAGTCTTCAACACTGTCCAAAAAGAATCCGACTTAAACTCAAGCCCATCGCAAGCCAAACCTTTGACTGCATGCAAAGATAAAAGTGTAACTTCCATGGAGAGAATATCCATCAATGCAGTTGAGAAGAAAACCCAGAATACTGGCAACCAGgaaaacataaacaacaaaGGGAAGCAAAGAGGGGTATGCCCTATATGTAAAAAGAGTTTTGGACATAATTTGTTGTCAAGGCACATGCGTATTCACACAGGAGATATGCCGTACGTTTGTACAAAGTGCAGTCTTTCATTTTCCCAGAGCTGTTCCTTGACCAGGCATCTCCTTACCCACAAGAAGGGCGAAGTATTACTCGATTGTAAAAAGTGTGATAATAGGTACAGGACACAGCGAGATTTGAATCGGCATCTAAAATTACACGAAATAACAGGAGCATATGCTGTAGAGTCTTTGTTGAAATGCAAGGTGTGCTCTTCGGAATACAGAACAAAACGTGGTCTTCGTGAACACGAAAAGACGCACCCGGAGCTTCAAAATGTAGACAGCAAAGGTGGTGATCTCAAAGACTCAGTAACCTCTGGTACGgatgaagaagatgaaaatATTGCAGAAATTACGAAAGAGCAAAAAAGGTGGACAACAAAACGGCTGCCTACTCGACTttgtaagaaaaagaaaaattcagcTAAATCTTACAAGAAAACCTCAGGGCAAGAGGAATCGGAAGGAGAAGGTGACAGTGACCCTGAATGGAAGATTGACAAAGCAAAGTCACCATGTGACAATACTGAATGGAAACAAAAATCTGCAGGTGGTAAACCTCCTGCAGGAGCCTCTTCCGAAGAAAAGAAGCAACTTGATTCAGTTTCTCTGAAATCCACCAATGAAAACAGTTCCAGCATTGTATCGGCAAGTAACGACTCTAAACACGTAAGTATGTTTAGAGCACTAATTGTAACTGAACCTAAGAAAGTCGACATTTTAAGTACTCAAAACAATTTCTTACATAGTCAAAAATATGATAAAGCCTCTTCGTTGTCTGAGCAAAGACATGGTAGTATCGACAACGATTTAAAATTGATTCACCAAAATTACAACAGTTCTCCGGCTGATGAACAAATGGACCTAGAAGAACAAGACAAATTAAGTCACCCAACAGAGACAAGTTCGACGTCGGTGAACAAGGATATTTCGAACTATCGAAAACCTGAATTAAGTTTAAGCGAGGCACACAAAGGCAAACACACCTATAAAGCTAGTTCTCCTCTAACCCAATCTGAGAAAGTGATATCCCTCGATGATTCAAGTACAGAGAAGGATAATGATACTCCGTCCGGTACTGAGCAAACTACTGCCAACAATGATGTGAACATTTTCGATCCACATGCTACAGATCCATCATCTGATGCCCACCATGAATGTGAAAATCTCGATAAGTGTAATCATGTTAAGAAATACTCAATTGgagaaaataaacaacattgtgTCCTTTCAAGTGAGAAATCCATCTTAAGAAAAGAACTTACAACGGAATTCAATGATATAAGGCGTGTACCCAACGTTTTAACCATTCCACCTGCCCAACAACCACTCCAACATACTCCGAAAGCAATTTCATCAATGCAAGCAGACACTGGGGCACCTTCTTTTGGAGCAATGGTACCGAATTTTACATTAATAAATTTGCCAGTACTCGTAGTAACCAATCCGAACCCTGTTCAAATGCAACATCCCTTGCAAGAAATTGCATTGAACAGCCTACAGGGAAATATTTGGAAGGCGCCTTTCGTTCATTCGATGAACAGGATCCCTCCTCCCGTTGTCTCGCAACTCCTTAATCGCCAAAAGCAAACTACTGGAATAGGGGCGAGTACAATGCTGCAGCATCAACCTAAACAAAATTTATTGACATGGGAAAACAGTTCTCAGTTGACCACAGATAACAAACTTGCTGTTGCTGCGCAGGTGAATAGACCAACTGTCTTGTGCGGAAAGTGTAATGGTTCCTACCCGAGAAGTCTTCATGCTTACCGTATGCACATGCGTACACATCATCCCTCTGACACATTATCAGAAGGGCATCAAGGTAACACTACGCAACGTAAACAAGCATTACAATCAAAATCGTGTGAACCGCCTGAAGCTGAAGACTCGGAGCCATCATTAGAAGGACATCCAGTCAAAGCTAGGAAACATAAGCAGGCATTACAATTACAATCACGTAAACAGGCTAAATTTGGAGACTCGCAGTCATCATTAGAAGGACATCAAGTCAAAACTAGGAAACTTAAACAGGCATCATTAGAAGAATATCAAGGTTACACTTCGAAACGTAAACAAGCAATACAATCAAAATTGTGTGAACCGCCTAGAGTTGAAGACTCAGAGTCATCATTAGAAGGACATCCAGTCAAATCTAGGAAAAGTAAGCAAGCATTGCAATTACAATCACGTAGACAGCCTACAGTTGAAGACTCGGATTCATCATCAGAAGGACATCCAGGTAACACTACGAAACATAAACAAGCATTACAATCAAAGTCGTGTGAACCACCTGAAGTTGAAGACTCGGAGCCATCATTTGAAAGACATAAAGTCAGAGCTAGGAAACGAAAGCAAGCATTTCAATTACAATCACGTAAACATGCTAAAGTTGAAgactcagattcatcatcagaaGGACATCAAGTCAGAGCTAGGAAACGTAAACAAGCCTTAAAATTACAATCACGTAAACAGGCTACAGTTGAAGACTTGGAGTTATCATTAAAAGGACATCAAGACTCTGAGTCATCATTAGAAGGACATCAGGTCAGAGCTAGGAAACGTAAGCAggcattaaaattaaaatcacGTAAACAGTCTAAAGTTGAAGACTCGGAGTCATCATTAGAAGGACATCAAGTCAAAACTTGGAAACGTAAACAGGCATTACAATTACAATCACGTAAATTGGCTAAAGTTGAAACCTCAGAGTCAGACACAGCGTCAGAGTCAGACACCGATTTAACTTCAGAACCAAGCACAGATGCAGAATCAATATGCATCGATTCGGATTCGGATTCTTCATTTATGGATGAACATGTTACAGCATCTCCGCGGACAGAGCAATGCACAGAAAAAGGTCGAGATGAGTGTAATGCAGTATCACGTCAAAGATTAACTAGATCTACAGTATCGAAATTGAAGGGTTTAAAATCTACAGTTGACTATCGCGAAAAGCACGAGGAACATGAGGATGACATATTGTCCGACGTATCGTCTGAGGACCTCGGTGAAAAGGTTGGAGAAAAACAAGATTTTGTTCGAAAAGTCATGACAGGATCCGTGGAATATTGCGGAGAGAAGGGAATGCAAGAAAATGTCTCGAACGAGACGGAAGTGATCGCACATATGAAGATGAAGGTAGCAAGGGTTCGGCTTGTCAAATTAAAGTTACAAGACAATGTCGACCATGGAACCTGCTTTATCAAACAGGAGCGTGAGGGAATCAGTACAGAATATAATCAATCTGAAAGGTGCGAACTTTCACCAACAACTCCAGAGACCACTTTTGTTGCAACTTCCTATCAGAGTATCAGAGTTAAACAAGAGATGATGGATTTTCAAAGTGAAATTAAAGACGCTGTTtgtcatataaaaacaaatttatctgGTGCAGATACTAGACTTCAGCGACATGGCATCAATTCTAGTAACACCGAGTTTACCTTAAAGTCAAATTCCAAATCTAAAGAGTTACCATCTTCAATCAAATCTGAACCAGTGGATCATGAGCAAGACAGTTGTAACCATGCAAGTGCTGAATTACCAACGCTGGTGATGACTTCCCGAAACAGGTGTGAAGGACAAGAAAGTCACTCCACAATTCCAGGTCCTGCAATAACTTCCCGAGTTAGTATAAAGAATGAACAAGTTACTGTTCAAGAGTTGGCAGGTCGTTCACTTGTAAGATATCCTTGTGTTTTACCGTCTGATTGTAATATAGTCGATAGTGACACAAATTGTGTTGCAATAAATGTAGAATCGGAAACAGAAGTAATGGATAATAATCGAAACGCTGTTGTCGTAACAGCCAAGCGTGATGTCACAAGCCAACCTTCGCCTGAGCCTGTGGACGAGTATGACCTAATGAATGATAAAGAAAACGACACCTCAAGTAATGACGACATGAAAACGGAGGTTATTGTTAATAATACAAGCCAAGACGCTGGAACGAACCACTCTAATAGCGTCAACTTAGCCTTACCTTTAATCAAACCTGATGGTCTAACAGGAGAAGCACTTTCTTCTTTTACTCATAATCCCAACATTGTCATTAAAACGGAACCTCTTGAAATATCCACTGTAGATGTGAGCAAGCATTCTGTAGATCATCCACAGAGCATTGAGAACATTTCACCTTGCGTACCGCTTATTGACCATGTCAGGGGATCAGTTGGGAATGCTGCAACCTGGAATGACATTGGCAGTGAAGCGACAATCACTAAAGTAAAGCGGGAGCCTCTACGTGAGGAAGAACCAAATGATTCAAGTTGTAGTTATTACACCCATCCTTGCAGTACCACCGAACTGAATCCATCTGGGGCATTATCTGAGAGAATGTTTCTTCCTAAATATGAACCAATTTCCGATGATGATGAGTGCCAGATGAACAACCAGACCAAACCATCGATAGGTAGCTCGGATTCCGCAGTACTCGATCATACAAGTGGACATTCCAATGTCTGTCGCTTGATCCCCAATATTGTTAGTGTCGCTCAGGGTACTAAAACACCATATTTACCTCCCGTTGAACAAAACAGTACTTTTACTCCAAATTATCAAACCGAAATGGGATTGCAAAGTCTACATAGCCATGGATTGTCAATGTCTCCCAGTTTGGCCGAAATTGGTATTGCGGACCCGTCGGGCTTTTCAAAAAGCAGTGGTTATAATGGTGCAGTTGGAGCGCTTAGATACAATCCCAGTATTGAGAATAACGTACTCTACGAGCAGCTTTTACCTATTCATCGTTCTAACCATTCTGGAAATAGTTTGGATCTTGTCCCAGCTCATCCACAAAatcatatcgatgccaatatcaacATTCCTTCCAACGTCAGTAACCGCCCAGCTGAGTCTAGATTATGCACTACAAAAGTGGGATCCGTTCATGGGTTACCCGCTGAACGTTTTCAGACATTTTACAATTCTGTGGGGGATTCATACGTTGGTTCATTGGCAGAAAGCTCAGGCTTGCAACAAATGTTTATTGGGCGCCCAGCTGGATATCAGGTTCAACCATCAAATAGCAACCCCTATGGCTTTCATCCCAACATTGCAAACCATGTTTCAAATTTCGAAAATTGTGAGCGTAATGTGGGTTACTTTGCAAGTAGAAATCAGACCATGAACTACCAGAGTGGTGTCAAGTGGCCACTGCATATTCAATGA